The segment GCGGCCACCTTGAAGCCGAAGCCCACCACGATGAGGCCCAGGCCCAGGAGGATGAGGGGCTGGGTGATGGCCTTGGTGACCGCCAGCTTCTTGGCCAGCTCGTTTAAATACAGGGTGCCGCCGGCGGCGCCGTAAATCAGGGCCATGCCGAAGAGCAAAATGGCGCTGGAGAAGGCCCCCAGGACCAGGTATTTCATGGCGGCTTCATTGGATTTCAGATCTTCCCTCAAGAAACCCGCCAGGACGTAGACGGCGATGGACATGACCTCCAGGCCCAGGAAGATCATGATGAGGTGCGCCCCGGCCACCATGATCATCATGCCGGTGGTGGCAAAGAGGAGGAGGGCGTAATACTCGGAGAGGTTCTTGCCGTACTCCTCCAGATACCGCCAGGAAAGGAAGATGGTGAGGGCGGCGCCCAGAATCAGGATGAGGTAGGCCAGGGCGGTGAAGCCGTCCACATACACCATGCCGGCAAAGTCAGTGCCCTTCTTACCCAGGAGGGTGAGGCTCTGGACCGCGGCGATGACCAGGGCCGCCAGGGTGACCGCCGGGACGGCCGCCGGCTTCTCCTTGGAGAGGGCCTCCCAGACCAGGATGGCGATGGCGGCCACGCTCAGGGTGAGCCAGGGTCCGATGCTGGCCAGACTGAAGGTGGGTATCGTCAGGCTCATTTCGCCTCCCCCTTGAAGACGTGGGATAAGGACAAGCTGCTGACTTGGGTGGCCTTGGCCTTGTCCATCATGGCCACGAAGTTTTCCGTGGTGGCCTTGATCTTATTCAAGAAAGTGTTGGGATACACCCCGATCCAGACGATGAAGATCAACAGGGGCACAAAGACGGCGATCTCCCGGGCGCTCAGGTCCTTGAGCTCCCGGTTCTCTTCCTTGTCCACCTCGCCGAAGATGGCCCGCTGGAACATCCACAGCATGTAACAGGCGGCGAAGATCACCCCGGTGCCCGCCAAGGCAGCGTAGATCTTGTTCTCCTTGAAGGTGCCGAGCAGGATGAGAAATTCGCCGATGAAGCCGTTCAACCCCGGCAGCCCGATGGAGGACAGGGTGACGATCATGAAGATGGTGGCAAAGACCGGCATCACCGTGGCAATACCGCCGAAGTCGGCGATCATGCGGGTGTGACGCCGCTCATAGAGGCAGCCGACACAGAAAAACAAGGCCCCGGTGGAGAGCCCGTGGTTGATCATCTGGATGATGCCGCCCTGGATGCCCTGGACGTTGTAAGTAAAGAGGCCCAGCATGACAAAGCCCAGGTGCGACACCGAAGAGAAGGCCACCAGGCGCTTCAGGTCTTTCTGCACCATGGAGACCAAAGCACCGTAGATGATGCCGATGATGGCCAGGATGCTGAAGAGCGGCACGAAGTACAAGGCCGCCTGAGGGAAGAGGGGCATGTTGAAGCGCAGGAAGCCGTAAGTCCCCATCTTCAAGAGCACGGCGGCCAGGATGACGGAGCCCACGGTGGGCGCCTCGGTGTGGGCGTCCGGCAGCCAGGTGTGGAAGGGGAACATGGGCACCTTGATGGCGAAGGCCAAGCCAAAGGCCAAAAACATCCAGAACTGCATCTTGAAGGGGATGTTGAGGCCGTAGAGCTTGAGAAGATCAAAGGTGTAGGTGCCCGTCACCTTGCCGCCATAGAAGTAGAGGACCAAGATGGCCACCAGCATCAGCAGGGAGCCGAACATGGTATACAGGAAGAACTTGATGGCGGCGTAGACCCGGCGGGCCGGATTGCCCCAGATCCCGATGAGGAGATACATGGGGATGAGCATCACTTCCCAGAAGACATAGAAAAGGAAGAGGTCCAAGGCCACAAAGACGCCGATCATGCCGCTGGACAGGGCCAGCAGGCAGATCATGAACTCTTTCACCCGGTCCTTAATGTCGTCCCAGGTGGCGAGCACGGCCATGGGCCCCAGGAAGGTGGTGAGCATGACGAGCAGGATGGAGAAGCCGTCCACGCCCACGAAATAGCTGATGCCGTACTGGGGGAGCCAGGTGTAGCGCTCCACGAACTGCATCCCCGGATTGGCGTCGTCGAACCGAAACCACAGCGGCAGGGAGAGGAGGAACTCGGCCACCATCACCGCCAGGGTGAAGAGCTTAAGGCGCTTGTCATCCTCGCGGTTCATGAAGATGAGCACCACCACCCCTGCCAGGGGAAGGAGGATGAGAAGGGAGAGAATGGGCAGCTGCATGAGCAACTCCTGCTTCGGATTACCCGAGTAAGTAGCCGACGACCAGCGTGACGCCCAGGACGATGGCCATGGCGTAGTTCTGCACGAAGCCGGTCTCCAGGCGCCGCAGGTGCTCGCTCAGCCAGGCCACCAGGCCGGCGGAGCCGTTCACCGCGCCGTCCACCACCTTGTTGTCCACTTCGGTCCACATGAGGGTGGAGCCCACCTTGATGGGTTCCACGATCATATAGTCGTAGATCTCATCCACATAATACTTGTGGTAGACCAGGTCGTAGATGACGGGGAATTTCGCCGCCAGCCAGGCAGGGATGTCCGGGCTGACGATGTAGAACTTGTAGGCGATGTAGATGCCGATGGCCGCCACTGCCATGCTGAAGGCCATGAGCCCCAGCTCGGCGGAGATGGCCAGGTGCGCCTCATGCCCCAGGGGGGCAATGGCGGGGGAGAGGAAATCGTGGAACTTCTGGGCCCCGGGGATGATGGGGAAGTTGATCCAGCCCCCCACCACCGACAGGAAGGCCAGGGCCATGAGGGGGATGGTCATGGACGGCGGCGATTCATGGATATGGTGCTCAACGTGGTGCGGCACCCGGGATTCGCCGAAAAAGACCATATACACCGCCCTAAACATATAGAAGGCGGTGATGCAGGCGGCGATGGTGGCGGTGAGCCACAGCCAGACATTGCCGTTCACCAAGGCGTACATCAGGATCTCGTCCTTGCTGAAGAAGCCGGCGAAGGGGAAGATCCCGGCGATGGCCAGGGTGGCAATGAGGAAGGTCTTGTAGGTGATGGGGATCTTGTGCCGGAGGTTCCCCATGAGGCGGATATCCAGCTCGCCGGAGAGGGCGTGGCTGATGGAGCCGGCCCCCAGAAAGAGGAGGGCCTTGAAGAAGGCGTGGGTCATGAGGTGGAAGATGCCGGAGATAAAAGCGCCCACGCCGCAGGCCAGGAACATATAGCCCAGCTGGCTGACGGTGGAGTAAGCCAGGATGCGTTTGATGTCGAACTGGCAGGTGCCCATGGAGGCGGCAAAGATGGCCGTGGCGCAGCCGATGACCGCCACCACCGCCAGGGAGGTGGGGGCCAGCACATACAGCGCGCTGCAGCGGGCCACCATATAGACGCCCGCGGTCACCATGGTGGCGGCATGGATGAGGGCGGACACCGGAGTGGGGCCTTCCATGGCGTCGGGCAACCAGGTGTAGAGCGGGATCTGGGCGGATTTGCCGGTGGCCCCCACAAAGAGGAGCAGGGTGGCGGCGGTGATCACGCCGCTCCCCACCGGGTACTGGGCCGCCAGGGAGAAGACCTCCCGGAAGTTCAGGGTGCCGAAGGTCCAGAAGATGACGAACATCCCCAGGAGGAAGCCGTAGTCGCCCACCCGGTTGACCACGAAGGCCTTCTTGCCGGCGTCGCTGGCGGACTTTTTCTCATACCAGTAGCCGATGAGGAGATACGAGCAGAGGCCCACGCCTTCCCAGCCCACAAACATCATGAGGAAGTTGTTGGCGCCCACCAAAATGAGCATGAAGCAGACAAAGAGGTTCAGGTAGGCGAAGAAGCGGGGAAAGCCCGGGTCGTCATGCATGTAGCCGGTGGAGTAGAGGTGGATGAGGGTGCTCACCCCGGAGACCACCAGCAGCATGACCAGGGACAGCGGATCCACCAGGAAGGCAATATTGACGGAGAAGGAGCCGGAGGCGAGCCAGTTGTAAACCACCACCTCCACGGGCTTGGCCTCCGCCGGCAGCCGCAAGTACTCCAGGAAGACGGCCACGGTGAGGGCGAAGCTGAGACCCACGGCCACCGTGCCGATGGTCCCCACCTTGCCCTTGGACAGACTCTTCCCGAGAAGGCCGTTGATGACGAAGCCGATCAGGGGGAAGACGGGGATCAGCCACACATAGGGTATGAATTGCATAAAGGTCGCCTCACCACTTGAGGATGTTCAGGTCATCCACGTACACGGTGGCCCGGTTGCGGTAGATGGCGATCACCAGGGCCAGGCCCACGGCCACTTCGGCGGCGGCCACGGTCATGACGAAGAAGACAAAGATTTGGCCGTCCACCGCCTTAAAGGCGTCGGCAAAGGCGATGAAGGCCAGATTGACGGCGTTGAGCATCATCTCGATGCACATCAGGATGATGAGGATGTTGCGTCGGATGAGCACGCCGATGGCCCCCAGCGTGAACAGGGCCAGACTCAATCCCAGGTAATAGTTGACAGGTACGACCATGGAGGCTTCTCCCACCCGTTGCCTGGCCGGCGCCTTCAGCAGGCCCGGCTGATTGCCCGTTAACGCAGTTTGGCCTTGGCCAGCACCACCGAGCCCACGATGGCCACCAAGAGAAGCACGCTGGTGACCTCAAAGGGCAGGAGGTAGTCGGTGAACAGGAGCCGGGCCACCGACTCGGTGTTCCCCAGCCCCACCGGCACCTCGGTCACCGGTTTGATGACCACCTTGGCCAGCCCCATGCCGATGAGCACGGCGGAAAACACCGCCAGGGTGATGCCGGCGATCTTCAGGCCCAAACGGGGCCGGGCCAGCTCCTCTTCGGGCTGCCTCAGATTGAGGAGCATGATGACGAAGAGGAAGAGGACCATGATGGCCCCGGCATAGACGATGATCTGGATGGCGGCGATGAACTCGGCGTGGGCCAGGAGATAGAGGCCGGCCACCGCAAAGAAGTTCACGATGAGCCAGAGGGCGCTCCGCAAGGGGTGCGTCTGAAAGACCACCAGAACCCCGGAGATCAGAGCCACGGCCGCCAAGGTATAAAAGAGGTATTCCATGTCGAACGCTTCCTCACCAAAGGTTGTGGGTGGCGTAAGGGTGCGGTTTCAGGTCCCGGGCCGGGAGCGCCGGCGCCGGCAAGCCCGCCTTACAGCCAATCCGGGGCGCGCATCTCCGGCTTTTTCTGGGTGGCGCGCTCGATATCCAGAATCAGCACTTCCTTGTTGTACTGGGCCAGCTCATAGAGGTTGTTGAGCTTGATGGCCGCCTTGGGACAGGCCTCCTGGCAGAAGCCGCAGAAGATGCAGCGGGTCAGGTCGATGATGAACTGCACCGGGTATTTCTCGTGATTAGGGCCTTCCGCCGGGACGATGCCCTTGATGGCGTTGCTGGGGCAGACCACCATGCACAGGGTGCAGGCCACGCACCGCCGGGTGCCGTCTTCATTGATCACCAGCTCCGGGTGGCCCCGGAAGCGGGGATAAGGGGTGCGCTTCTCCTCCGGGTACTGCAGGGTGATGGGCTTGGAGAAGCAGTAGCGCAGTGTGGTCGCCAGGCCTTTGATGAGCGGCAGAATCATGGGTGACCTCTTAACCAAGGAACAGAATGACCACGCCGGTCAGCAGGATGTTTACCAGCGCCAGGGGCAGGAGCACCTTCCAGCCCAGATACATGAGCTGGTCGAAGCGGAAGCGGGGGTAGGTGCCCCGGACCCAGATGAAGACAAAGACCAGGATGAAGGTCTTGAGCACGAACCAGACGATGGGGGGCAAAACCGGCCCCTGCCAGCCGCCCAGAAAGAGGGTGGTGGCCAAGGCGGAGGCCACGATGATGTGGCAGTATTCCCCCAGCATGAAGAGGGCCCACTTCATGGAGCTGTATTCCGTCTGGTAGCCGGCCACCAGCTCGTTTTCGCACTCGATGAGGTCGAAGGGGGTGCGGGCGCACTCGGCGAAGGCGGCGATCATGAAGATGATGAAGCCCAAGGGCTGCAGGAAGATGAACCAGATCTTCTTCTGGGCCTCCACGATCTGCACCAGGCTGAGTGACCCCGCCAGCATCAGGACGCCGATGATGGAGAGCCCCAGGGCCAGCTCGTAGGAGACCATCTGGGCCGAGAGGCGCAGGCCCCCCAG is part of the Desulfobaccales bacterium genome and harbors:
- a CDS encoding NADH-quinone oxidoreductase subunit M, with the protein product MQLPILSLLILLPLAGVVVLIFMNREDDKRLKLFTLAVMVAEFLLSLPLWFRFDDANPGMQFVERYTWLPQYGISYFVGVDGFSILLVMLTTFLGPMAVLATWDDIKDRVKEFMICLLALSSGMIGVFVALDLFLFYVFWEVMLIPMYLLIGIWGNPARRVYAAIKFFLYTMFGSLLMLVAILVLYFYGGKVTGTYTFDLLKLYGLNIPFKMQFWMFLAFGLAFAIKVPMFPFHTWLPDAHTEAPTVGSVILAAVLLKMGTYGFLRFNMPLFPQAALYFVPLFSILAIIGIIYGALVSMVQKDLKRLVAFSSVSHLGFVMLGLFTYNVQGIQGGIIQMINHGLSTGALFFCVGCLYERRHTRMIADFGGIATVMPVFATIFMIVTLSSIGLPGLNGFIGEFLILLGTFKENKIYAALAGTGVIFAACYMLWMFQRAIFGEVDKEENRELKDLSAREIAVFVPLLIFIVWIGVYPNTFLNKIKATTENFVAMMDKAKATQVSSLSLSHVFKGEAK
- the nuoL gene encoding NADH-quinone oxidoreductase subunit L; the encoded protein is MQFIPYVWLIPVFPLIGFVINGLLGKSLSKGKVGTIGTVAVGLSFALTVAVFLEYLRLPAEAKPVEVVVYNWLASGSFSVNIAFLVDPLSLVMLLVVSGVSTLIHLYSTGYMHDDPGFPRFFAYLNLFVCFMLILVGANNFLMMFVGWEGVGLCSYLLIGYWYEKKSASDAGKKAFVVNRVGDYGFLLGMFVIFWTFGTLNFREVFSLAAQYPVGSGVITAATLLLFVGATGKSAQIPLYTWLPDAMEGPTPVSALIHAATMVTAGVYMVARCSALYVLAPTSLAVVAVIGCATAIFAASMGTCQFDIKRILAYSTVSQLGYMFLACGVGAFISGIFHLMTHAFFKALLFLGAGSISHALSGELDIRLMGNLRHKIPITYKTFLIATLAIAGIFPFAGFFSKDEILMYALVNGNVWLWLTATIAACITAFYMFRAVYMVFFGESRVPHHVEHHIHESPPSMTIPLMALAFLSVVGGWINFPIIPGAQKFHDFLSPAIAPLGHEAHLAISAELGLMAFSMAVAAIGIYIAYKFYIVSPDIPAWLAAKFPVIYDLVYHKYYVDEIYDYMIVEPIKVGSTLMWTEVDNKVVDGAVNGSAGLVAWLSEHLRRLETGFVQNYAMAIVLGVTLVVGYLLG
- the nuoK gene encoding NADH-quinone oxidoreductase subunit NuoK; its protein translation is MVVPVNYYLGLSLALFTLGAIGVLIRRNILIILMCIEMMLNAVNLAFIAFADAFKAVDGQIFVFFVMTVAAAEVAVGLALVIAIYRNRATVYVDDLNILKW
- a CDS encoding NADH-quinone oxidoreductase subunit J; this translates as MEYLFYTLAAVALISGVLVVFQTHPLRSALWLIVNFFAVAGLYLLAHAEFIAAIQIIVYAGAIMVLFLFVIMLLNLRQPEEELARPRLGLKIAGITLAVFSAVLIGMGLAKVVIKPVTEVPVGLGNTESVARLLFTDYLLPFEVTSVLLLVAIVGSVVLAKAKLR
- a CDS encoding NADH-quinone oxidoreductase subunit I — protein: MILPLIKGLATTLRYCFSKPITLQYPEEKRTPYPRFRGHPELVINEDGTRRCVACTLCMVVCPSNAIKGIVPAEGPNHEKYPVQFIIDLTRCIFCGFCQEACPKAAIKLNNLYELAQYNKEVLILDIERATQKKPEMRAPDWL
- the nuoH gene encoding NADH-quinone oxidoreductase subunit NuoH yields the protein MNMPLLILLTALKITVILVVFLTAIAYTVLMERKVLGFIQLRYGPNRVGPWGLLQPLADLVKLLFKEDFTPPMVNRVLFVMAPMITAITAFLPFAVIPFASQILPDTITVYGQTLDLKAAGLNQGVIADINVGILYVFAMSSLAVYGAVLGGWASNSKYSLLGGLRLSAQMVSYELALGLSIIGVLMLAGSLSLVQIVEAQKKIWFIFLQPLGFIIFMIAAFAECARTPFDLIECENELVAGYQTEYSSMKWALFMLGEYCHIIVASALATTLFLGGWQGPVLPPIVWFVLKTFILVFVFIWVRGTYPRFRFDQLMYLGWKVLLPLALVNILLTGVVILFLG